The genomic DNA GAGAGGTGGGACGGTATGGCAGGAGGGACAGTGAAGTGGTTCAGCGCCGAGAAGGGGTACGGCTTCATCACCCCCGAGGAAGGCACCAAGGATTTGTTCGTGCACTTCAGCGCAATTCAGGGTGAGGGGTACAAGACACTGAACGAAGGCGACAAGGTGGAGTACGAGGAGACCTCCGGGCAGAAGGGCCCGCAGGCCGCAAACGTGCGAGTGGTTCGCTAACGGGCGAGATCGCGTCGGTGCACGGCGGGGTGGGGATGGCGACAACAGGCCATCCCCTCCGAATTTTTTGTGATCGCTGAGCGGGGAGAGGGGACCTCATGCCACACGAGACGTACGCGACAAAATTTGGGCTCCGGCCGGTTGTCTATGGCCGGAAGGGGATGGTGGCGACGGCCAACCCGCTGGCCACCCAGGCCGGGGTTCGGATGCTGGCCCAGGGGGGAAACGCGGTC from bacterium includes the following:
- a CDS encoding cold-shock protein codes for the protein MAGGTVKWFSAEKGYGFITPEEGTKDLFVHFSAIQGEGYKTLNEGDKVEYEETSGQKGPQAANVRVVR